The region CAACATACAACTTCCATTGCGGCTAACAATACCATTTCTTCCAAAACCAATACCACAGTATGCCATACATTTCCTATTCTGTTTCCAATTAGGGTCACAATGCCACTAATCATCAATGAGTTTACCCGTTCCACGGGAGTAATATCTAAGGTTTCTTCTTTCATTGGTGTTCTTAATGTGTCTATAAAATCAACCATATTGGTTAGCATACAAGTTCAACCAAATTTAGATTGAATACTTTAACAACTACTAGAGAAATGATTGAGTGACAAATTTAGAATGCAAATATAGAGAAAAAACACAGGTTTGTGGAGCAAACTAACAAACAATAAAACACCAAACAGTTAAACCTTATCACAAGATACATAAACTATTGTTGTAAAATTCCTTAGTTTATCCAGCTAGTTGGAAACAATTAAACCTCATTGAGTGTAATGACAGCATCTCAAGAGTTCAATCTAAAGAAGCTGTAGATAAACAAACAAAAATCAAATGGGGAGATATATAAGAACACATAATAGGCTTTTAGATTTTACACATATACTCATGTTTTTCCCATAAAAACCTGTTTTTAatgcatgaaaccttttctaaaccatttccaaaatatttttatgctccctaatgctaagatgcacattaagactcagaggataccgtccaatatacataaacgctaaaatatcttagttttgacatcatacaaaatacatctaacggAAATTTGCACTCACAGAGAGGTATCTCATCTTTCAGCCACCGAGAGGATACTAACATATCACAAGATAACACTCGACTATGATATTTTGTTTCCTTCAATCGAAGAAGGAAAATAATACAAGCTTGTGGGCTACACTGACTCTAGTTGGTGTGGTGATACTGGACATAGAAAATCGACAACATGATATATGTTCATGTTAGGTGGTGCGCCGGTCGCATGGAGTTCAAGAAAGGAACTGGTGGTAGCTTTATTATCGTGTCAGGAAGAATACATAGCATCTTTTTTATGTGCATGCCAAACAACATGAATAATGAATCTAGTCAAAGAAATTACAGGGAAGAATCAGGGACAATgaccatgaagatcgacaacatgtcagctatcaacctgacgaagaatctgatagcacaCAGAAGAAGCATACACATCGAAATGAGGTTTCATTACCTGAGAGAGCAGGTAGCGAATGGAAAGTTGAGCCTGGAGCATTGTAGAtctgagaatcagattgcagatTTAATGACGAAGGTTGTGCAGGTCAAATTTTTCAAAAGGTTAAGAAcaatgatgaatgtagatagtttagacacaatgaattagaTAGTGTGTTAAATATGTAATTCTTTGTTTCGAAGTCCAAATAGTATGTTTGTATTCGACGGGTGTCGAAATTAGTCTGTATCGAACTGAGTCTGTATTTGCTATATTTGACAGGAAGTCAAATATAGCCTGTCGAAGAATGCAATTATCGAAGGAGTCGAAATAGTTAACTTAGTTTAGTTTTAGTTGAGTTAGTTATTTTGTGATTATTTGGAGTGCAAGTAATCTCATCTATTAATAGAGGGGATCTCATTTTATTTGTAATCAAGTGTAAGAAAATATTGTGTAATTTCTGAAATCACAGTTGTGATTAACACACATTATAACAAACACTTTGAGTGCAGTGCGCACAACAACATACATTCATCTTCTTCCTCCAGAGTCTCTCTTCTCTCACTTTCAATTGCATTTTCTTCTTCTTTAATTCTCTTTGTAGTATAGAATCATCTTGCAATCAAGGAGTGGTTGTTTCATCTAAGTAAATGGTGGAGAACAAGAGGCGTGATCAATCAAAAAGATTGATTTTTGTTctttaaaattgatttggatAACTTTAAGATTGAAATTTTCTCAACAATTAGTCTATAGTTGTCATATTCAGCAAATCCGCAATTGACATGGACGACTTTAAACTAAAGAAAAAGAGAGAATAAACCAAAAGAAAAAAATtgtattaaaaaaataaaaagcTTTGTAAAAAACTTTAAGAATTTAGTCAATTTGataaattcaattttattttcgACTTTGTTAGAATCTGAATTTACATTTTAGTTAAATTAAAATTGGTATTTAAACTTTAGAAATAGATAATTCCTTGAGTTAATTCATGATTTTAATTAACAACCTTGTCTATAATCATCCATAAAAAAgaattaaaaagaaaagaatttGTTTGTATGAAATGTTCCCACCTTCTTAATTAATAGTTATGATCAATGTGGTGTTCAATGTTCATGTAGCAAACGTTATAAGTCATAATTCCTGAAAGATTCAAACTTGATAGAAAAGGCATAACATAGCAAAAGAATGTGGTTTTTCTTATAAACTAGGAAATGACATGCAACTTTAACACATAAAGCTTATTCTTTCCTTCTTCCATGCACTATACTCAAACTTCATAATACCCTTCCTATACTTTTATATTTTCTTCCCTTTGCAACTTCACTACAAAATCACAACCACAACCACAACACATTTCTCAAACTTCATCATTCATCACCTCACAATAACCCTCACAGAAACAACAAAATGTACGGAAACGACCACATACCCGTCCACCATGTCACGGGCTCGGGCCCTAACCAACACCCGAAGCCCATAAAGCGCCATCATTCCACCAAATACTACCTCCAACGTGTCCAAGACAGCCTCACAACCCGTGTCTCCAAAATGGTCTGCACCATCTTCTTAAGCCTCCTCGCAATCATCGGTCTCATCACCTTCATCGTCTGGCTCAGCCTACGTCCACACCGGCCCAGGTTCTTTCTCCGTGACGTCACCGTTGCGGGCCTTCAGGCCCAATCCGGAGTCCAAGCAGCCCAACTAGCCTTCAAAGTAGATGCGCGAAACTCCAACCTAAATATCGGAGTTTATTACGAGTCTATGGCCGGGTCGGTTTATTACCGAAAGAACGTCATCGGGTCAACACCGATACCATTTCCCTCTTATCAGGGGCCGAAGAACACAACAAAAATTATCGCAGTTTTTACTGGTCCAACCTTGACGGTTAGTAGTCAAGGTTGGACGGAAATCCAGAACGATAGGGCTGATGGAAGTGTGATGTTTAGTTTGGAATTGACGTCTGTGATTAAATTTAAAATATCCTCGTGGGAAAGCCAGCGCCACAAGATGCATGCTAACTGTGATGTGGGTATTGCAGCTAATGGTTCTCTCTTACATATTTACAAAGACAAGAGGTGTCCAGTTTACTTTGCTTAAGGAGTTTAATGGGATTATAATTTCActtatttgttttttaatttgattaacttttttttctttctttgtcTACCATTTTTTTCCAACTATTTTTAAtattgattttattatttttatttattttcaaataattcACTGTTGTTGAGGTTTGTAATTATGTTGTTTGTCTCTGTTATTTAATTATCTTCATGATTTTTATATATTGGAGTCTACTAGTTTGTAAGAATTATATTGCATGGCACCAATGTAACtatcattttcttttattatcaTAACTATCTTAACTGCCTAACCACTCATGTTAAAGTATGAACAACCATGTTTGTTTTTTTGTCTTAACAAATTCAACTTTAGAGATTTCACTAAACAAACACAGCAACGCTTTTTGCACTTTGAAATAATTAGCTAAAATCATGAAAACGTGTAGAAGAAAATTGTACCCAAAAAAACTGAAAAGTTAGTTGATATTGTCGGCATCAGTCTTCAAATTAGTGTTGGACTACGATATCTTCGATTGAGGCATAAGGGGGTTGACATACCAACTCTCCAACAATATAGTAAATGGCACATCATATGGCGAGCACGTGATCTAGGGCCGACAAAATCATATCGGAGACATGTATTAAATTTTTATCAtaacattttttttaattattgagttttttaataatattttatttatttttattaatatttatgaaaaaaaattgaaaattttaaaatttagGGCCCTCTATAATTTGGGGCCCTGTCCTGCAGGGCATACATAGGGCCGGCCTTGATGTGATCTAATCAGGCCCATTTGCCCTTGTAAAAGGTAGTAGTAAATCTCGTGTTAAGCCAGTAAAATAAGACTCCTTCGgaataattgaaatatttattCATTTGATTGGCCTCATTTTAAACATAATAGTATGACTCACCTCAATCACTCCTTTAACAAGTCAAGCACATACTTGTACTTTGAGCCCTCTTGCATACATAATAACATGAAGGTGTCATAtctgttagatacccaaaagtgcttatttgagctatcatatgtgggcatctttcactctgTTTCCTTGCTAgattgtcaaaaccacctttgttttagatgaaatgcattacattgataaacgatcttggtacctttgatttgtgtgttattgtgcaggaagaaggcatgaaataattgaaaatgaagacacaagaaagttggcaaaggaaccaaagaaaacaagcattcatcagcctgctcgctaggcaagggctgtggcgaagcactcgctaggcgagcgcccagcgaaaagctccagtaaaatatcaataaattcgctaggcgagctgctagcgagttcgttcagttttggtgaaaagcgcagccagcactcactcgctaggcgaggctctagcgagttcccaacgaggattccagtagccaaacctctcaacctcgctggagcgagggttgaagcgtgcccttcgctaggcgaaggttttgttcgctaggcgaacatgacagtctgagatagacTGTGTCTCTGGGCGCAGGTACCTCTtgtgcctcaattagaccctcgctaggcgagccattctgctcgcctagcgagcatgacagcccagtacagctctataagtagcaagtgccacttttgagagccataccttagttttacctaatttttccacttttgtactttcttagagatattttccagcattgttcttaggatcttttatgccctagatttcatttctcttcatcttgtaaccatcttctacaaaaagaaggtggattcccatccaatctcgattatccgacttggatgttgatcaaccttcttccgaaacttgccgaccaagctaccatgaaaatgagtagctaagtcatccatttgtcaaggttagatgtaggtgattactagctttgtgtgtaaatgtaaggatcttcatgtgtaaactctttaatggtgaatatatgatgaaaactttgtttctatttaaaactctttgtgttggtttatgatcgagagatgtttaccaactcttgacaTAGGTTTTCATCCAAccttgtttgttagctagagatagtaatgaatgattttgttcaccataaggttgaaccaaaaagttatcattttgatagattgtgttcgagagaaacaatggatcaaaatgggaaaactcacaatgtgtgttcgagagaaacatattgggaggactttgtgaaatgatttatcatctaaaggagtttataagattgttgaccgaacaaatacatgcaaagtgatcatcgaaccctaactttggcaatatttctcatttattcaaaccaaaacttttaccgcaatttattacctttttatgcaagataacgtgacaaccaaccaaaaccctattgttacattgagctagaattaatacaaccatcgaacggcggtgatatcttacaatccctgtggatacgataacaaaaacccgacacttgagttggaagagatgcgcaatgccgcatatcactcaagttggttgtacaaggaaaaggaaaaaaagtatcacgacaagaagctccgtaacaaagaatttgtgcccggagaattagtcctattgttcaactccaggttgaaattgtttcccgggaagttgaaatcaaaatggtccgggccatttcgggtgaaagaggtgaaggagtacggggctattgtcatcgaagacatggacaagaaagatagttggaccatgaatggccaacgattgaaagtttatctcggcggtcatgtggatcgtGAGAGCTGTGCAATTCCGCttgatgctcctctgtgagcatcacaccgtcgatcttagccgacgttaaacaagcgctagttgggaggcaccctaacattgtaagtatttactgtttttttttgtgttgtgttgtgttgggtttCCTAGTGCTAAAACCATGTTGTATGAACATGAattgctgcctttgaaaaggcatTTGCTGTCATtctcgctagctgctcgctaggcgaggcagtagcgagctgattcgctagctgctcgctaggcgaagcagcagcgagcgctgcatgacagcacttatttaaaatctcagcagggcactcattttGCCCCAAACACAATTTTTCTGTTTTtcgactctgctgaggaaattTTTTCAGAGctctccacactctctcatttgcatctctcTCACTAACAACTTGGTTCCCTATTTGGAGATTGCAAACCCTACTCCACTTCACATTTCAATCTATCactgtaactaaggtttgccctactacattttctttatgtttgaactctgtatttccaatttgaatgacaattaggatgagttgtggtatgggaaactttaggtttgcaTGAGGGAGTTTAGGTTTTGCAAtttgggattttaggttttggaattggggattttaggttttacatGTAAATGTGTAATCCCCAATAGCCATAGAACGTTtgtttaatcgataaatcattaggttctgaaatTGAAACCGTTAGAGTATGGGTTTTGGGAAATATTCTTTGAACATGCTGAAAAccccaaaaacccgtaaggttcgctagcactcgctaggcgaacctggggcgagcgttcgctgccacttcgctaggcgaagcagcagcgagccTGACAGTCCTTTGAATTTtggttttgctgtctaatctgtttgtttggtgtgtgttgtttccttttatattttgcagatggaatcaaGGTCTGGAAATCCAAAGAAGAGGAAGGGAGGAAACACTTCCCGGTCTGTACCTATCCAGTTTGATAACGACAAATTTGTCGGCCAGAAGCAGGCCGCCAGGTACATTTCTCTGGAGAAACGGAAAATTCTTCCGGAGAAGCGATTCCTCATCAACCCCCAAGGCACAAACAGAGCATTTGCGGGGTTGATGGACACTAtgaagtgggatcggttaatttccccacttgagcattatgacatagcaacggtgcgtgagttttatgcaaacgcactgcctgatgacgacgagccctttacttggaAATCTAGGGTGGTCGGCCGTCCAGTTGCATTTGATAGGGAAGCCATTAACCGAGTCCTTGGCAGgccgctccagctgggagctgagGAAAGAGACACATACCACACTGATTTACGGCTTCACCGGGATATTGAAGCTATTTCTGCCGCCCTGCTATTACCAGGGAAATCTGTTGAGCggaacccatctggggttccaatgaggtatcatagggaggacatgactcccttggctcaactgattcTGCTGATGATGCTGACAAACATCCAGCCAAAGTCCCACACgtctacagtgccgatcccagtggcacatttggttCACAGTATCCTCtccaacgtccagatcgatgtggcgaggatcatcgctaATGAGCTTAAGTACGTGATcgaaagcgggctaaagtcgggggctcgtgtgaattgtcccctagctttcccgtgcttgatcatgagtttgtgcattcaggcaagggtgagactaccgtctcggggtcaggtcaggatcccgccacctatcgatgaccggtacgtggccaaatattgtagagcgaagaatgccagaggcagtgcagctacagagagtacccgggcttctgatggtcctggtacttctactcctggactAGATCCTTACCTGCAGGCTGTGTGTGATTATAGTTTtgaatggatggcggcatcccagcgtgccatgatagatatgcacgactctatgcagcggttacagctgcagggaagtggtgctcatgccttgatgacgcgtgagcagtttctgcttaacgccaactggcctgtggacaggcctgtgtatggtgagggggtgggcgctggtgcgtcttcaggtgctgcagctgatgaagatgatgatgttgaggatgatgaggctaccggttctgatgccggtagcgaggaggattctgagcccttagagggttaagttattgtatttttcagtttttatgtttatttctattgtattttcggattctgtattttgactttggttttgtacctttggggtgttttgtcccccatgaacaattttatattttgaagtttatattattatttatgttttaaattttgtttgtttaataaatttttggttgattgagtggcaaaccttctagattggttgctcctcaaagaagtactcaatgaaggtgcatccgagcttggatgacaatgataagaataaacaagtgaatgaggctaaggtacatggttaccttcggctagaatgttagaatgcattaggaactttactctttttggtaaattgaatattgtctttttgcaacataattgaatgaatgtttcatatagaacttaaaaccacaaattgtgagaaaacctccattgtacacttaaatgctggattctaataagttttgttgattcatttgattcatgctttgtcttttattattgtgaatatgtggaagcaattagaaatgatcaaggcacttgttttttatcgagcacaactacatccaaaaacaacttacctgtgagcagagagagtatttgttaacccctttgagcttaaacagttgaatctcagcttgaaataaagcgagatttcaaaaatcttttttttacaacccggaaaatcttgattattgttcttttgccgtaaaaagtaAGAGCATTCAattagggtgagtaagaaataagtttgggagaatcggtaagtaccacaactcttgaaaaaagaaatgaaaaaccaagcaag is a window of Lathyrus oleraceus cultivar Zhongwan6 chromosome 6, CAAS_Psat_ZW6_1.0, whole genome shotgun sequence DNA encoding:
- the LOC127091314 gene encoding NDR1/HIN1-like protein 26; the encoded protein is MYGNDHIPVHHVTGSGPNQHPKPIKRHHSTKYYLQRVQDSLTTRVSKMVCTIFLSLLAIIGLITFIVWLSLRPHRPRFFLRDVTVAGLQAQSGVQAAQLAFKVDARNSNLNIGVYYESMAGSVYYRKNVIGSTPIPFPSYQGPKNTTKIIAVFTGPTLTVSSQGWTEIQNDRADGSVMFSLELTSVIKFKISSWESQRHKMHANCDVGIAANGSLLHIYKDKRCPVYFA